A stretch of DNA from Amylolactobacillus amylophilus DSM 20533 = JCM 1125:
CCAAGCAGAACTCGCTAAACAAAAAATACTGCAGCAAAAATTAGATTTCATCAATGAAGTTGCGCCCATTGCGCAAAAGATTAACAAACAGTACGGTATTTATGCCAGCGTCACGATCGCCCAGGCTGCACTTGAGAGTGACTTTGGCCGGAGTGTGCTTGCCGCTAAGTACCATAATTTATTTGGCGTGAAGGGCTCTGATTTGAGCAATACAAAGGAACTCGAGACAAAGGAGTATCTGAACGGCAGTTGGGTTACCATTAAGGACCGCTTTCGGGTCTACTCGTCCATTGAAGAGTCGATTACCGATCATTCACTATTGTTCGTAAATGGCACTACCTGGAACAATAATCAGTATGAACATGTACTGGCGGCTGACTCTCCGGCTAGTGCTGCTAAAGCCCTAGAACAGGACGGTTATGCAACTGATCCAACTTATGCACAGAAATTAATCGAACTAATTAAACAGTATAATCTAACAAAATATGACTAGTTTGTTCACATTTTGCGTTTTTTTTGTTATGATACTTACAATCGTTGTTTGTAAAAAAAGTGGAAAAGGTGGGTCAAATTGAAACTTCTAGAAGAAAGAATTGAAAAAGATGGTCAGGTACTTGGCGAGAATGTGTTAAAGGTTGATAGTTTCTTAAATCATCAGGTTGACCCAATGCTCATGGATGCAATTGGCACCGAATTCTATCAATTATTTGCGGGTGATAAGCCAATTACTAAAATCCTGACCGTGGAATCATCGGGAATTGCACCGGCAATCTTTACCGGCTTAAAATTTGGCGTGCCAGTTGTTTTTGCCAGAAAACATAAATCGTTAACTTTAAAGGATGATGTTTACTCTTCTGAAGTTTTCTCCTTTACGAAGCAAGTCAGTAATAAAATTAGTATCTCCCACAAATTTCTCAATCAAGCTGATCGCGTTCTAATCATCGATGATTTCTTGGCCAATGGTCAGGCAATCGAGGGTCTCTTAGATATCATCGGTCAAGCAAATGCATCACTAGCGGGTGTGGGTGTTGTGATTGAAAAATCATTCCAGAAGGGCCGGGCAATCCTTGATCAGAAGGGAATCAAAGTCGAGTCATTGGCCAGAATTAAGAAATTTGCAGACGGTAAAGTGATTTTTGTGGAGGAGTAGGAAAAATGAAATTATCTGAGGTATCAGAACCAAAAGCAGCAATATTAGGTTTACAACATCTACTTGCAATGTACTCGGGGGCAGTACTTGTACCACTTCTGATTGGTGGTGCGCTTGGCTTTAGCGCAACTCAAATGACTTACCTGGTATCAATTGATATCTTTATGTGTGGACTGGCAACGTTAATTCAATTGAAAACCAACCGATTTATCGGCGTCGGCCTACCAGTTGTACTAGGGTGTGCGATTCAAGCCGTGGAGCCTTTGAAGATGATTGGTAAGGAGTTTGGTATTCAATACATGTACGGCGCAATCATCGCTGCCGGGATTGTGATTGTGCTCATCTCAGGTTTGTTTGCACAGTTAAAGAGATTGTTTGCACCTATTGTCACTGGAACTTTATTGATGGTCATTGGTTTAACACTGATTCCCATTGCGTTTCAGAATATTGGTGGTGGCGATGCCACTGCTAAGGGTTTTGCCAGCCCAGAGAACCTGCTGGTCGGATTTGGTACAGTCATCATCATTATACTGATCAACGTGTTTGCTAAGGGCTTTTTGAAAGCTATTGCCATTCTGGTCGGGCTCGTTGCCGGAACGGTTGCGATGGCCTTCATGGGGCAGGTCTCATTGCAACCTGTGATTGATGCGACCTGGTTCCACTTACCACAAATATTCTACTTTGGCACACCCAAGTTTGAAGTCTCCTCGATTGTGACCATGGTGCTAATCATGATGACTACTCTGGTTGAATCAACCGGTGTGTACTTTGCTCTGAGTGATATTGTGGGTAGGAAACTGAAGAAGAGCGATATGCGAAAAGGGTACATGGCTGAGGGAATTGCCGTGATTCTCGGCGGTGTCTTCAATACATTTCCGTACACCAGCTTCTCGC
This window harbors:
- a CDS encoding glycoside hydrolase family 73 protein, which encodes MARKYTNQKKLVKYLKLFLVALSLIVLVAFGFYLKERHDEDVAIRQAELAKQKILQQKLDFINEVAPIAQKINKQYGIYASVTIAQAALESDFGRSVLAAKYHNLFGVKGSDLSNTKELETKEYLNGSWVTIKDRFRVYSSIEESITDHSLLFVNGTTWNNNQYEHVLAADSPASAAKALEQDGYATDPTYAQKLIELIKQYNLTKYD
- a CDS encoding xanthine phosphoribosyltransferase, whose protein sequence is MKLLEERIEKDGQVLGENVLKVDSFLNHQVDPMLMDAIGTEFYQLFAGDKPITKILTVESSGIAPAIFTGLKFGVPVVFARKHKSLTLKDDVYSSEVFSFTKQVSNKISISHKFLNQADRVLIIDDFLANGQAIEGLLDIIGQANASLAGVGVVIEKSFQKGRAILDQKGIKVESLARIKKFADGKVIFVEE
- a CDS encoding nucleobase:cation symporter-2 family protein, whose translation is MKLSEVSEPKAAILGLQHLLAMYSGAVLVPLLIGGALGFSATQMTYLVSIDIFMCGLATLIQLKTNRFIGVGLPVVLGCAIQAVEPLKMIGKEFGIQYMYGAIIAAGIVIVLISGLFAQLKRLFAPIVTGTLLMVIGLTLIPIAFQNIGGGDATAKGFASPENLLVGFGTVIIIILINVFAKGFLKAIAILVGLVAGTVAMAFMGQVSLQPVIDATWFHLPQIFYFGTPKFEVSSIVTMVLIMMTTLVESTGVYFALSDIVGRKLKKSDMRKGYMAEGIAVILGGVFNTFPYTSFSQNVGLIQLTGIKTKKPIYYAAGFLMLLGLLPKVGALATIIPAPVLGGAMLVMFGMVAMQGIKMLKAVDFNSDKNLLTVAISTGLGLGVTFYPNFFSIFPTTLRMLLSNGIVITIVAAIILNLVLNGKQGLAPDDEKLIAELEAKELNN